CTATTTCTTCCTTCATTAAAAGAACCAGACCCAGGATTGTGTAACATCATATCGATACTTGGAGGTTCACATTGCCAGcaatctatcctggaaaactcaTATTGATCACATAACATCTAAGGCCACTCGTACACTGGGATACTTTCGTCGGAAATTTTCTCAAGCACCATCATCGCTAAAACTTATTGTACACAACTTTACATTCGTCGACAACTAGAGTACGCATCATCAGTATGGTACCCTGGTCATGACACCCTCATACAGTCTCTAGAGGCAAGACAGAATCAatcagcccgtttcattctcaccaactaccaaagaactgcgagtgtcactaacatgaaagctctcctgcacctcccgctgttatcaacccgtagaaaactatttcgcatatgtcttttccataaaatctactaccacaacacatatttacgttctatctttgttcaaccaccaccatacatttcatctcgcatagaccaccgccaaaaggtaaacattccgcactgcaacaccgtcggcttttcatattcatttcttccccaaagagcaaagattggaataacttacccgcattacttacaagcataactgacgccaataactttaaaagcacacttcaaagcttcatgttataaattaatgttgcgtttgcttgttctgtataataactgcttttatgccataattttacattatggcttgtattttttatatcgtatgttctttcctttcttttttttgttacgccATGTGTTTTTGCCACGCCTgcaagtttctatttaccattcttattttgtatacgatgttttttgccatgttgtttgccctccttccttattttgtgatttgcgtctgtatttactttgcccctcccctcttcaatgtacaaccgtaccttgagggtatgataaataaataaataaataaataaataaaataaataaataaataaataaataaataaataaatgaacaccATTGCGAAAACAGATCGGTAAGGAACAAGAAGTCCATCAGAAAtccacgattttctctgattTCAGATCCCGTTCTCGGAGTGTGTGCTTTGCCCGAACCTAAACAAATTTGCCGCGCAGCATTTAGGGCCTACAGGTTCAATCCCCTGAAGCAAAGATGCGAATCCTATACCTACTGCGAGAAGAATGCAAATCACTTCGCAAGAGCAGAAGAGTGCGAACAACAATGTGGAAGTAAGTACCCATGCACTCATACTACTCACTGTCAAAAGTGAAGTTCCTAGAGCTTGAACATAAGCGTTCCTTTATCAAGCAGTTTAAATACAAAAGCGCAATCCATAACGCCAGCAGAACATGGTAGATAATCTTATTTTTGTCGATGTGTTCAACAATTAGGCACGAATTTGCGTATCATGAAGCATGCCAGAGCACCGGGCTTCCTTTTGAATGAACGTAGATCTAACTGGCTAAATAAAATGTAAGCGCGCCAAATGTTAAATTGATACTTTGGAAGTTCTACAGTTCCAGTAACACGCTAACTAACTGATCATGTCCGGCATCAAGATGCCATTTCGTAATGCTAACGATTTCTTGTTACCGTGCGAGCGACCCTCAAATTTCTAATCAGTTCCAATATGTTTTAGTAATTGCAAACGCGGCGATGTTCATGCAAAGCACAGCTTATAAACACGGCATTGTGCCCTTTGCAGCTGTCACAACATACTTCATCAGGTTCACCATAAATTCTCGTGGCCCGTATACACGGTCCAGTTATTGGTTCGAGCCAGGTATACAGTAGAAGACATGCGCTATAAAATCCAAAAAGTCATCGTGCATTTTCTCGAATCGCAAGCGTTTCATCGTAAAATAAAATTAGATAAAAATTCATTTTAATCAGAAATGTGCTTGACTAGTGCCCGTATATAATACATCAAAGTCGGGACAGCTTCGAAAAAATTTGCACGCAGACAATTCCTTATTGATTTATGAAATAATAAATTCAagtacaataaaaaaagaaacaggtgcTTCGACTAGTAAAAACCAATTTGGCTTCAGCACCTGACGGCTTAAGGAGGATACCTTACTTGTGACATTGTTGTAAGAGCACTTAACATTGTACTAAGAAATACTTCCATGGTAAAATTTTTCGCGAAGGATGGTTCAAATTTGCTCTCATCTCATCTCATCTTCAAATGCTCTCATCTCCGTTATGGCTGAGGCCATAAACTCTGCAAGATGCATCTACGCATCTAGAATGAGTGCACGAGTGACTCGTAGTATGCTGCCGTCCATTTTACAAATCACTAATACGATGTTTCATCCGCTGTGTTTGTCCCATTATATGTCTACATACCCGGCACACAATGCTTACAAAATGTGAAATGACCTAATTGCTTCATCTGCAATAGGACCAAAGTTATTAGACAATATCTCAGAAACTTTAGTTAATATGACTGCTGGAAATACAGCTATTTACTAAGCCTAAGGGAATCGGCTTCATTACTGCAAATAATTATGCGAATGTCCAATTCTCTCAGTGCTACGTCGTGCCAGGCCACAAGAAATTCATAGGAGTATTGTGACAAAATGCAAGATTAAATTTTTGGTTTCCAGAATTTGCACAGGAGCCATGCTTTCTGCCGAAACACCCGGGTCGTAACTGCACCACACGGCCTCAAATGCAAAATTACTGGTTCAACAGTAAAACAAGAGCATGTGAACTTTTTGACTACGAAGGATGTGGAGGAAACGGAAATAACTTCATCGAAGAATCAGAGTGCTGGAGAACATGTGGCAGTGAGTATTTGAAAGCTGAAATTAGGGATAGCCTGATCCGTCCGTTTCCGGTCCCTGCGTGATTGTCCTACTTTGTTAAATGAGAAACTATAAAGTATCTTGAAAGTGAAATGTGACCAGCGTCGAATGAGGTCGATGATCTGGGGTGTTTTATAATTATCACAATTGTTTGAGTGCTAGCACTACTGTACTTCAATCCATCGTTATTAGTAGATAGATGCTTATAGCACACAGAATCAATCGATAATCATGAATAGTGGCACTATGCAGTTAACGGTAACAGTATTCACCTAAATCGTTTGCCTGCTACATATTCCTTCTGTGGAACGTACCAACAGCCGTGGTCGCTGTCAGTGCCCCATCTCAATAGCAAAAGCGCAAAAATGTCCATCGATCGCTGCGATGAACATCACTCTGTAACAAATATCACAATGAAACTCATTAGATTATACCGTGCTAAAGACAGGCTGCATTATTTCCAATGTAGATCTCTTTCAACAACAGCGTCCAGCGTTTCTTCGCCGAACTTTGTGCACTTCATACCACCACTGAAGTAACAAAGTTATAGAAAAAACAGCCAATGCCAGATAATGGATAAGACAAATTATTTGCGTTCACTCTAAATGCAAAAATTATAATATAGAGTGACTGAAAGTCAACAAAAAATAAATCTTGCCGCCAGATGTGATCACAACCGCTTACCCCTCCCAACATTCCATCCATTTTCTTGAGTATTTCTACATTCATATTAAAATAACAGCTGATATCTTTTATGCATTCTGTTGCACCATTCTGCGTTTCTTCATTTGGTTCTGCCTAAAAAATTTATCCTTTTGGATCCCCTTACTCCTCGCTATCAGGCTATTTGATACAGAAAAAACCTGAACGAATAATTTTCCGATTCAAGACAAGAAATTGGCTCTATAGTATTCGATATGTTGTCCGAAATAGACAAAAGTCAACTAAACACATTATTTCGTTTCCTGTGGGAATACGTGAAATGTGTTTTCTGAAACCTACCCCACATTTGCAATGGGATTATTCTCGCCATTTATTACACAGAATATGCAGCGAGCAACTGTGTCTATCCCATAAAATCTGGATACACCTGCCCGAACGGGTCGAAGGAGGTTGTTTTCGGATACAACACCCAAACCAAGAGATGCGAGAGATTCGTTTACTCCGGCTGCGGCGGCTACCCAAACAAGTTTCAGAGCGCCAGCGAGTGTTGGAAGACTTGTGGATGTAAGTAGAGAGCGTTTTTAGGTCTaccgtaagcgaagctttttccCGACTAAGCGCGAAGCGTGGTACCACGCGCCTAAGATCTGATCTCACGTCATAGGTAGAGCACAAAATATTGTACTTCCGTTGAAGCAAACTTAAAATCAGGAGCAAGGACGTATCCCGTACCGAATTTGTGCGCCGAAGTCTTTCCAGGGTGAGAAAAGAAAAGTTAATCTCGCGAATCTATTTGCTTGTGTATTTAACCCCTTGATATAAAACGTCTTAATAACAATTATTCAATTGTTTGTAGAATTCTCTTTCTAAAACTATATCCCCTCccaaaacaataaataaagacCTATTTTTCGATCGCAGTTATAGTTATTGGCAACAACGAATGCAGCTGCGATGTAATCATTCTGGAAGGCTGCGAGTATATTGCAGTTGCCTAACTTTCCAAAGACAAAGAAGACGGTATTTATGCATATAAGGATAAAATATTTCACTTCTGTAAATGACGCCAAGTTGTATGCCTATAGCAAAATGTTTGTTTAATGGCCTTTCAGCAGACCAGAAAAATATCACCTGCTCAATCTAGAAGAATTTATTCACTTCCCGCGCAGGTCAAACAAACTAAATTGAAGGGCGCTTAAACCGAGAGAACAGCAATAAGAAACAAATATCGCTCAATATATTACTGACCACTGCCACGGTGGGTGTATCTTTGTAAGCGTCAGTAAAATGGTGCCAATACATGTGCGTATAAACCAAGATTCCATATACCTTTCTCTAATGTGACAACAATAGAAGCATagctgcgagtcggcctagttggaacagattacTTTTTAGAAACTTCTTGTGCGCAAGCAAACAGGGACGAaagagcaacacaaggacgagcgcccGTCCTtctgttgctccttttcttcgtgcctgtttgttttcgcacaaaaagtttttaaaagTGACAACAATAGAGTTGATAAACATCATCCAGCGCTCTGGTAGCGTTAACTTGGAAACATCATGCATTGAAAAGTTAATGTTCAGCATAGGTTATCTTTTCTAGATATGCAAAGTAAATTTGTTCGCTCCTATCGTTAGTATCTGGAAAAAAAATCGCTTGGCGACAAATACTGTCATACATGACCGCTAAATACTCTCGTCATTTCTGCTCCTGACAAGACAAACTACGTAAACTAAATACAGCGATAAttgagaaagcaagaaaataaattttaatgGTCCTTGATAATATTTCATCTCTCTTCCCTAGTGAAATCTGGCAGCAAATGCATGGAACCAGGACCTAAAAACCACCTCGGACTGCTGAAGAAATATTACTATGATATACAAAGCGACACCTGTAAGACTTCCAGGTACTCCCCATTCTCAAGCAAAAAGAACCGGTTTGACACGTTGGTAGAATGCGAGGAGAATTGCAAAGGTAAGAATCATATGGTCGAACATGTAATcctacatattatatatatataatggactATACGaaaagggt
The sequence above is drawn from the Dermacentor andersoni chromosome 7, qqDerAnde1_hic_scaffold, whole genome shotgun sequence genome and encodes:
- the LOC126533227 gene encoding tissue factor pathway inhibitor 2-like; the encoded protein is MKSRTYIAVLFCVALECVCAVNEISWPNENCELEPDPGICRGMLKKWFYNSTSFRCETFYYGGCLGNENKFDTIIECNKKCRDPVLGVCALPEPKQICRAAFRAYRFNPLKQRCESYTYCEKNANHFARAEECEQQCGKFAQEPCFLPKHPGRNCTTRPQMQNYWFNSKTRACELFDYEGCGGNGNNFIEESECWRTCGKYAASNCVYPIKSGYTCPNGSKEVVFGYNTQTKRCERFVYSGCGGYPNKFQSASECWKTCGLKSGSKCMEPGPKNHLGLLKKYYYDIQSDTCKTSRYSPFSSKKNRFDTLVECEENCKGNYTYLRQTI